One Thermococcus sp. JdF3 genomic window carries:
- a CDS encoding DNA-binding protein has protein sequence MDDIEVRVLGWLKAGDDTAEDIVDLPWSVKAIQPNTYVAEHPRMPFSLLVVFSEGFIHLLVPLGLETFSMANEDRLKVYHTLLRLNDQVNMMKFTLSGMNDDVYLRVDLDKKTLGKEEFNDALTALLIGLLSAVSALGLEEAFAREIFDRIVGMVVDRVDKGASREELMKFLTVKVGMSVEDARNLLDEVFAAKRSVDGREKDVGYF, from the coding sequence ATGGACGACATCGAGGTTCGGGTTCTTGGGTGGCTGAAAGCGGGTGATGATACCGCGGAGGACATAGTGGACCTGCCGTGGTCCGTTAAGGCGATTCAACCCAACACCTACGTGGCTGAACATCCCAGGATGCCTTTCTCCCTCCTGGTGGTCTTTTCAGAGGGGTTCATTCATCTCCTGGTTCCACTGGGGCTGGAGACCTTCTCGATGGCCAATGAAGACCGGTTGAAGGTCTACCACACCCTCCTCCGCCTCAACGACCAGGTGAACATGATGAAGTTCACCCTGTCGGGAATGAACGATGATGTGTACCTCCGCGTTGACCTGGATAAGAAAACACTGGGGAAGGAGGAGTTCAACGACGCCCTCACCGCACTCCTCATTGGGCTTCTCTCCGCTGTCTCTGCGTTGGGTCTTGAGGAGGCATTCGCCCGCGAGATATTCGATCGTATCGTCGGTATGGTTGTGGACAGGGTGGATAAGGGTGCCAGCAGGGAGGAGCTGATGAAGTTTCTAACCGTTAAGGTTGGCATGAGTGTGGAGGACGCGCGGAACCTCCTGGATGAGGTTTTCGCAGCGAAACGCTCCGTGGATGGTCGCGAGAAGGATGTTGGATATTTTTGA
- a CDS encoding TrkA family potassium uptake protein yields the protein MIPVPLVRRLLRMKVKVSRNRLLQIAALVLLLAGIFAFLFVYFEDVDFYTAFYWAVITMATIGYGDITPQTEAGRAVAMVAAVAGISTFTALVSILAEYFISSSLRRMMGMHSVRYSGHYVIIGRGSSIPSCVDELMAAISSGEVEMRPIVVVFPDESERKKVELPEEVEVLIGDPTNPETLERAHVREASYVILALEDDSKSVFTTLMVKRMSGAKVFVEALRGESLELLRQAGADRVILSRSLAGRLLASSVFEPEVVDVIDDLTTAAGGYDISVLERRDLWGVPYVEAMKRLRSDGYFLLGYYRGKPVLNPALDEEIPKGSRLIVIKPGSSSGKR from the coding sequence ATGATCCCGGTACCTCTCGTTCGAAGACTTCTCAGAATGAAGGTTAAGGTCAGCAGAAACCGGCTCCTTCAAATAGCGGCACTTGTACTCCTGCTGGCTGGTATTTTTGCGTTCCTGTTTGTGTATTTCGAGGATGTGGATTTTTACACGGCTTTTTACTGGGCCGTCATAACGATGGCCACAATTGGGTACGGCGATATAACGCCGCAGACCGAGGCCGGCCGCGCCGTGGCTATGGTCGCTGCCGTTGCAGGAATCTCGACGTTTACGGCCCTCGTTTCGATTCTGGCTGAATACTTCATTTCATCGTCTCTGAGGAGGATGATGGGCATGCACAGCGTTAGGTATTCTGGACACTACGTGATAATCGGTCGCGGGAGCAGCATCCCGAGCTGCGTGGATGAGCTCATGGCCGCGATTTCCAGTGGAGAGGTGGAGATGCGGCCCATAGTGGTGGTATTCCCCGACGAGAGCGAGCGGAAGAAGGTTGAGCTTCCAGAGGAAGTGGAGGTCCTCATCGGCGACCCGACCAACCCCGAGACACTCGAACGCGCCCACGTGCGGGAGGCGTCCTACGTTATCCTCGCCCTTGAGGACGACTCGAAGTCCGTCTTCACCACCCTAATGGTGAAACGCATGTCCGGAGCGAAGGTCTTCGTCGAGGCCCTCCGGGGGGAGAGCCTTGAGCTGCTGAGGCAGGCCGGGGCTGACCGGGTGATACTCAGCAGGAGCCTGGCTGGAAGGCTTCTCGCGAGCTCCGTTTTTGAGCCCGAGGTGGTGGACGTCATAGACGACCTGACCACCGCCGCCGGTGGCTACGATATCTCCGTTCTGGAGCGCAGGGATTTATGGGGCGTCCCGTACGTGGAGGCCATGAAACGCCTCCGCAGTGATGGCTACTTCCTATTGGGGTACTACCGGGGGAAGCCGGTTCTCAATCCTGCGCTGGATGAGGAGATTCCCAAAGGCTCCAGACTGATCGTCATAAAGCCCGGCTCTTCCAGTGGAAAAAGGTGA
- the radA gene encoding DNA repair and recombination protein RadA, whose protein sequence is MPRKKKAEDEIKELEEFEELDVVEESPSSSTKKKKEKEIKTLEDLPGVGPATAEKLREAGYDSIEAIAVASPMELKEIAGISEGAALKIIQAAREAANIGTFMRADEYMERRSTIGKISTGSKSLDKLLGGGIETQAITEVFGEFGSGKCFAKDTRVYYENDTLVHFETIEQMYEKYRGLGGEVPMDTGFAVPLETVSVYTFDPGTGEVRRTRAAYLYRERVKKLLQIALSRGRVLKITAVHPVLTLRNGLEWVRAGELAPGDVVVGVREVPANSNPVPVNRAYFLGLFVAEGTANPLSITTSSEKLKDVIVRFIKEHDGYEPTVEVRRGLYRILLRKKTAEWLGNLAGSTAGTKAIPDEVLNGDRDAVVSFLAGYLDGDGHVSKSHVEFVTKSRELMEGLTFLLKRLGISPSVSTKTVNGETYYRLFITGEDRETFAEVMSRSLLKGGSLPSGGVGRYPPAVARYLASLYAEFRLPKRDGETAYHILTRKRDVWFTEGTLEGIREYFVGALEALERAEDALSRGEKPELPFPWTNLTRYGFTERQASNYRTRGLPKSPELRERVVSALLEEIARLRKVALGAIEFIETVKKLEFHEVESVELIDYNDWVYDLVVPETHNFIAPDGLILHNTQLAHTLAVMVQLPGEEGGLNGSVVWIDTENTFRPERIRQIAEARGLDPDETLKNIYVARAFNSNHQMLLVERAEEIIKEKAETERPVKLLVVDSLMAHFRSEYVGRGTLAERQQKLAKHLADLHRIADLYDIAVFVTNQVQAKPDAFFGDPTRPVGGHILAHSATLRIYLRKGKAGKRVARLIDSPHLPEGEAIFRITDKGAED, encoded by the coding sequence ATGCCGAGGAAAAAGAAGGCTGAGGATGAAATAAAAGAGCTCGAAGAGTTTGAGGAGCTCGATGTCGTTGAGGAGTCCCCATCAAGCTCAACCAAGAAAAAGAAGGAGAAAGAGATAAAGACCCTTGAGGATCTGCCGGGTGTTGGCCCTGCCACCGCCGAAAAGCTCCGTGAGGCAGGTTATGACAGCATAGAGGCCATAGCCGTCGCCTCCCCAATGGAACTCAAGGAGATTGCCGGGATAAGCGAGGGTGCGGCGCTTAAGATAATCCAGGCCGCGAGGGAGGCCGCCAACATAGGTACGTTCATGCGTGCCGACGAGTACATGGAGAGGAGGAGTACCATCGGTAAGATTTCCACTGGAAGCAAGAGCCTTGACAAGCTCCTCGGGGGAGGCATAGAGACCCAGGCAATAACCGAGGTCTTCGGAGAGTTCGGCAGCGGGAAATGCTTTGCAAAGGACACGAGGGTTTACTACGAGAACGACACCCTCGTCCACTTCGAGACCATCGAGCAGATGTACGAGAAGTACCGGGGGCTCGGCGGAGAGGTTCCGATGGATACCGGCTTTGCCGTTCCACTGGAAACGGTCAGCGTTTACACCTTCGACCCCGGGACCGGCGAGGTCAGGCGCACCAGGGCGGCCTACCTTTACAGGGAGAGGGTTAAAAAGCTCCTTCAGATCGCGCTCTCCCGCGGCAGGGTTCTGAAGATCACTGCCGTCCACCCGGTTCTCACCCTCAGGAACGGCCTTGAGTGGGTGAGGGCAGGGGAGCTCGCGCCCGGCGATGTTGTCGTTGGGGTCAGGGAGGTGCCGGCGAACTCCAATCCAGTTCCAGTGAACAGGGCCTATTTCCTCGGCCTCTTCGTTGCGGAGGGTACCGCAAATCCCCTTTCCATAACGACGTCCTCGGAGAAGCTGAAGGATGTAATTGTGAGGTTCATTAAGGAGCACGACGGCTACGAGCCGACGGTTGAAGTCAGGAGGGGCCTCTACAGGATTCTGCTCCGGAAGAAAACCGCCGAGTGGCTTGGAAACCTGGCCGGCTCAACGGCCGGAACCAAAGCCATCCCCGATGAGGTGCTGAACGGCGACAGGGACGCCGTGGTCAGCTTCCTCGCTGGCTACCTGGACGGCGACGGACACGTCTCCAAGTCCCACGTTGAGTTCGTGACCAAGAGCAGGGAGCTGATGGAGGGGCTGACCTTCCTCCTTAAGCGCCTTGGCATCTCGCCATCGGTTTCAACAAAAACGGTGAACGGTGAGACCTACTACCGTCTCTTCATAACCGGCGAGGACAGGGAAACCTTTGCGGAGGTCATGTCGAGGTCCCTGCTCAAAGGCGGAAGCCTCCCGTCGGGTGGCGTTGGGAGGTATCCACCGGCGGTTGCCCGGTACCTTGCTTCCCTCTACGCCGAGTTCCGCCTGCCCAAGAGGGACGGCGAGACGGCCTACCATATCCTGACGAGGAAGCGCGACGTCTGGTTCACCGAGGGAACCCTGGAGGGGATCAGGGAGTACTTTGTGGGAGCCCTCGAAGCCCTTGAACGCGCCGAGGACGCCCTTTCCAGGGGCGAGAAGCCCGAGCTCCCCTTCCCGTGGACGAACCTCACGCGGTACGGCTTCACCGAAAGGCAGGCTTCAAACTACCGCACCCGCGGACTGCCGAAGAGCCCGGAGCTTAGGGAGCGCGTCGTGAGCGCTCTACTGGAGGAGATAGCCAGGCTCAGGAAGGTCGCACTCGGGGCCATAGAGTTCATAGAGACCGTCAAAAAGCTTGAGTTCCACGAGGTCGAGTCCGTCGAGCTGATCGATTACAATGACTGGGTCTACGACCTGGTTGTGCCGGAGACCCACAACTTCATAGCCCCCGATGGGCTGATTCTCCACAACACCCAGCTCGCCCACACTCTGGCTGTCATGGTTCAGCTCCCTGGGGAGGAGGGCGGTCTTAACGGCTCTGTCGTTTGGATAGACACCGAGAACACCTTCAGGCCGGAGAGAATAAGGCAGATAGCCGAGGCCAGGGGCCTCGACCCTGACGAGACGCTCAAGAACATCTACGTTGCGAGGGCGTTCAACAGCAACCATCAGATGCTTCTCGTCGAGAGGGCCGAGGAGATAATCAAGGAGAAGGCCGAGACAGAGAGGCCGGTGAAGCTGCTGGTCGTTGATTCACTCATGGCTCACTTCAGGAGCGAGTACGTCGGCAGGGGAACGCTTGCGGAAAGGCAGCAGAAGCTGGCCAAGCACCTCGCCGACCTGCACAGGATAGCCGACCTCTACGACATAGCGGTCTTCGTCACCAACCAGGTGCAGGCGAAGCCGGATGCCTTCTTCGGCGACCCTACAAGGCCGGTTGGCGGCCACATACTGGCCCACAGCGCGACCCTGAGAATCTACCTGAGGAAGGGTAAGGCAGGTAAGAGGGTCGCCAGGCTCATAGACAGCCCGCACCTGCCCGAGGGAGAGGCGATCTTCAGGATAACCGACAAGGGCGCCGAGGACTGA
- the nucS gene encoding endonuclease NucS, giving the protein MSKVDAVQNPSRDELLRIVDSALSSEAMLTIFARCKVHYDGRAKSELGSGDRVIIIKPDGAFLIHQSRKREPVNWQPPGSFVTVEERDGVVILRSVRRKPKEVLEVELEEVYLVSMFRAEDYEELALTGSEAEMAEMIFNNPQLIEPGFKPLFREKQIGHGIVDILGRDRDGNLVVLELKRRKADLHAVSQLKRYVEALTREHGDVRGILVAPSLTSGAKKLLEKEGLEFRKVQPPKREKLGRGRQKTLF; this is encoded by the coding sequence ATGTCAAAGGTTGATGCCGTTCAGAACCCCTCCCGCGATGAGCTTCTGAGGATAGTTGACTCCGCCCTGTCGTCCGAGGCAATGCTGACCATATTCGCCCGCTGTAAAGTTCACTACGACGGCCGGGCGAAGAGCGAGCTCGGCTCCGGGGACAGGGTGATAATAATCAAGCCCGACGGTGCCTTTCTCATCCACCAGAGCAGGAAGAGGGAGCCCGTGAACTGGCAGCCGCCGGGGAGCTTCGTGACCGTCGAAGAAAGGGATGGGGTGGTAATTCTCCGTTCCGTGAGGAGGAAGCCGAAGGAGGTACTTGAGGTTGAGCTTGAGGAGGTTTACCTCGTTTCAATGTTCCGGGCGGAGGACTACGAGGAGCTTGCTTTAACCGGCAGTGAGGCCGAGATGGCGGAGATGATATTCAATAACCCCCAGCTGATTGAACCCGGCTTCAAGCCCCTTTTCCGGGAGAAACAGATCGGCCACGGCATAGTTGACATTCTCGGCCGCGACAGGGATGGTAACCTCGTCGTCCTTGAGCTGAAGCGCAGGAAGGCCGACCTTCACGCCGTGAGCCAGCTGAAGCGCTACGTTGAAGCCTTGACCAGGGAGCACGGAGACGTTAGGGGAATCCTCGTTGCCCCGTCCCTGACCTCTGGTGCCAAAAAACTCCTTGAAAAGGAGGGCCTTGAGTTCCGGAAGGTTCAGCCGCCGAAGAGGGAAAAGCTCGGCAGGGGGAGGCAGAAGACCCTGTTTTAG
- a CDS encoding DUF473 domain-containing protein encodes MEAITLSGIARRVLDELLRSPYKTLEIRGARNVIALERARELGRVFLTYETFQDVTVGTEGLLAEILRMESMEQRIPWEESDEREVTVCRAQVRLLGLGRIVEVKKRNTVLVVRVREMLPQEMDMG; translated from the coding sequence ATGGAGGCGATAACCCTATCCGGAATCGCGAGACGGGTTCTTGACGAGCTTTTGAGGAGCCCGTACAAAACCCTTGAGATAAGGGGCGCGAGGAATGTTATCGCGCTCGAAAGGGCGCGCGAGCTCGGAAGGGTCTTCCTCACCTACGAGACCTTCCAGGATGTCACTGTAGGCACCGAGGGGCTCCTCGCGGAGATACTCCGCATGGAGAGCATGGAGCAGCGGATTCCCTGGGAGGAGAGCGACGAGAGGGAAGTAACCGTGTGCAGGGCGCAGGTGAGGCTCCTCGGCCTCGGCAGGATAGTTGAAGTGAAAAAGAGGAACACGGTGCTGGTCGTCAGGGTCAGGGAGATGCTGCCGCAGGAGATGGACATGGGCTAA
- a CDS encoding proteasome assembly chaperone family protein, producing the protein MGNGSPVKIVLPEIKNPILIEGYPGIGLVGHIAGNFLARELGMEMIGYVESPFIPPMALILEGKPNPPLRFYGKDNIIVAVADIYVPPTLVNEIAKEMANYLTGMKVQKVISIGGIGIGLFKEKMDVWGVGAREELNRELENLGVKILQYGSIMGMSGKLLWEASREGLDAYVLLGETFGDRPDPRAAANVIEVLKKLTPIEVSTEPLLKEAEMIEAQLRKMHEQMEQARRKAEKQYESIYL; encoded by the coding sequence ATGGGCAACGGGAGTCCGGTCAAGATAGTGCTCCCGGAGATAAAGAATCCGATACTGATAGAGGGCTACCCCGGGATTGGATTGGTCGGCCACATAGCGGGGAACTTTCTGGCCAGAGAGCTCGGAATGGAGATGATAGGCTACGTTGAAAGCCCGTTCATACCACCGATGGCGCTCATCCTCGAAGGAAAGCCCAATCCTCCCCTCCGCTTCTACGGAAAGGACAACATCATCGTGGCGGTTGCGGACATCTATGTCCCCCCAACTCTCGTGAACGAGATAGCGAAGGAGATGGCGAACTATCTGACCGGGATGAAGGTCCAGAAGGTAATATCGATCGGGGGCATAGGCATAGGCCTCTTCAAGGAGAAGATGGACGTCTGGGGGGTCGGAGCCAGGGAGGAGCTGAACAGGGAGCTTGAAAACCTGGGAGTGAAAATCCTCCAGTACGGCTCGATAATGGGGATGAGCGGAAAGCTCCTCTGGGAGGCCAGCAGGGAAGGGCTGGACGCCTACGTTCTCCTCGGAGAGACCTTCGGGGACAGACCCGACCCGAGGGCTGCTGCAAACGTCATAGAGGTTCTGAAGAAGCTGACACCGATAGAGGTCTCAACGGAGCCCCTGCTCAAGGAGGCGGAGATGATAGAGGCCCAGCTGAGGAAGATGCATGAGCAGATGGAGCAGGCAAGGAGAAAGGCAGAGAAGCAGTATGAGAGCATATACCTGTGA
- a CDS encoding S-methyl-5'-thioadenosine phosphorylase → MVKIGIIGGSGVYGVFEPKETVKVHTPYGRPSAPVEIGEVEGVEVAFIPRHGKHHEFPPHEVPYRANIWALKELGVERVIGVTAVGSLREEYRPGDIVITDQFIDFTKKRDYTFYNGPRVAHVSMADPFCPEMRRIFYETAKELGFPVHEKGTYVCIEGPRFSTRAESFMFRQYAHIIGMTLVPEINLARELGMCYANIATVTDYDVWADKPVDAQEVLRVMAENNYKVQELLKKAIPRIPEERKCGCADVLKSMFV, encoded by the coding sequence ATGGTAAAGATTGGTATCATAGGAGGTTCCGGCGTCTACGGCGTCTTCGAGCCGAAGGAAACGGTGAAGGTCCACACTCCCTACGGCAGGCCTTCGGCTCCAGTGGAAATCGGGGAGGTAGAGGGCGTCGAGGTCGCCTTCATACCGCGCCACGGCAAGCACCACGAGTTCCCGCCCCACGAGGTTCCCTACCGCGCTAACATCTGGGCCCTCAAGGAGCTCGGCGTCGAGAGGGTTATCGGAGTTACCGCCGTCGGCTCGCTCCGCGAGGAGTACAGGCCGGGCGACATCGTCATAACCGACCAGTTCATAGACTTCACCAAGAAGAGGGACTACACCTTCTACAACGGCCCGAGGGTTGCCCACGTGAGCATGGCCGACCCCTTCTGTCCCGAGATGAGGAGGATTTTCTACGAAACTGCCAAGGAGCTCGGCTTCCCGGTCCACGAGAAGGGCACCTACGTCTGCATCGAGGGCCCGAGGTTCTCAACGAGGGCCGAGAGCTTCATGTTCAGGCAGTACGCCCACATAATAGGAATGACCCTCGTCCCGGAGATAAACCTCGCGCGCGAGCTGGGCATGTGCTACGCCAACATAGCGACCGTCACCGACTACGACGTCTGGGCCGACAAGCCGGTTGATGCGCAGGAAGTCCTCCGCGTTATGGCCGAGAACAACTACAAGGTTCAGGAGTTGCTTAAGAAGGCCATTCCTAGGATTCCCGAGGAGAGGAAGTGCGGCTGCGCCGACGTGCTGAAGAGCATGTTTGTTTGA
- a CDS encoding thermonuclease family protein produces MDREVFLITIVLLMVSALSFASAYEFQAYGYVTKVVDGDTVWFHSYYGYKAGETFKVRFADINAPEIYTDEGKESKAALEWLLDTYGRYVYLDVDDIYGTDRYGRVVAVVYLPFWYYGYALNVNEWLVESGYASIWDHYNEFDPYSWSLWVPI; encoded by the coding sequence ATGGATAGGGAAGTATTTTTAATAACAATAGTGCTCTTAATGGTTTCAGCATTAAGTTTTGCCAGCGCCTACGAGTTCCAGGCCTACGGCTACGTTACCAAGGTGGTCGATGGCGACACCGTGTGGTTCCACTCCTACTACGGCTACAAAGCCGGGGAAACCTTCAAGGTCCGCTTCGCCGACATAAACGCGCCCGAGATATACACCGATGAAGGCAAGGAATCGAAGGCAGCTTTGGAGTGGCTCCTCGATACGTACGGCCGCTACGTCTACCTCGACGTCGATGACATCTATGGAACCGACCGCTACGGCCGCGTGGTCGCGGTGGTTTACCTCCCCTTCTGGTACTACGGCTACGCCCTGAACGTCAATGAGTGGCTCGTCGAGAGCGGCTACGCGAGCATCTGGGACCACTACAACGAGTTCGACCCATACTCCTGGAGCCTCTGGGTTCCCATCTGA
- a CDS encoding amidohydrolase family protein has protein sequence MSILIKNGHVIYGENFEVVKADVLIEGNRIVKVAKEINEAADTVIDAKGKVVSPGFVNLHTHSPMGLFRGLADDLPLMEWLEKHIWPREAKLTREHIKAGAYLGALEMIKTGTTTFLDMYFQMDAVAEAVLESGLRGYLSYGMIDLGDPEKTEKEIKEALRTMEFIEKLNSERVHFVFGPHAPYTCSIALLKEVRKLANEHGKLITIHVSETMAELGKIQERYGKSPVVLLDDAGFLGNDVIIAHGVWLDSRDIQILARHGVTVAHNPASNMKLASGVMPLQRLLNAGVNVGLGTDGSASNNNLDMLDEMKLAALLHKVHNLDPTVADAKTVFSMATLNGAKALRLNAGVIKEGYLADIVIVHFNRPHLRPINNVISHLVYSASGNDVETTIVDGKILMLDREVLTLDEEKIIDEAEKTIEKLA, from the coding sequence ATGAGCATTCTCATCAAGAACGGTCACGTTATCTACGGCGAGAACTTTGAAGTGGTAAAGGCTGATGTCCTCATCGAGGGAAATCGCATTGTCAAGGTTGCTAAGGAAATAAACGAGGCCGCTGACACGGTCATCGACGCCAAGGGAAAAGTCGTTTCTCCCGGCTTCGTGAACCTTCACACTCACTCGCCGATGGGCCTCTTCCGCGGTCTGGCCGACGATCTGCCGCTGATGGAGTGGCTTGAGAAGCACATCTGGCCGAGGGAGGCAAAGCTAACTCGCGAGCACATCAAGGCCGGTGCCTACCTCGGTGCCCTTGAGATGATTAAGACAGGAACGACGACTTTTCTTGACATGTATTTTCAAATGGACGCCGTTGCCGAGGCGGTTCTTGAGTCTGGCCTGAGGGGCTACCTCTCCTATGGTATGATAGACCTCGGCGACCCCGAGAAGACCGAGAAGGAGATAAAAGAGGCCCTCCGCACGATGGAGTTCATCGAGAAGCTCAACTCGGAGCGCGTTCACTTCGTCTTTGGCCCCCACGCTCCCTACACCTGCTCGATTGCTCTGCTGAAGGAAGTAAGGAAGCTGGCAAACGAGCACGGGAAGCTGATAACGATTCACGTCAGCGAGACGATGGCGGAGCTGGGAAAAATTCAGGAGAGATACGGCAAGAGCCCCGTTGTTCTTCTCGATGATGCCGGCTTCCTCGGAAACGACGTGATAATAGCACACGGCGTCTGGCTCGACAGCAGGGACATTCAGATTCTCGCGAGGCACGGCGTCACCGTCGCCCATAACCCAGCCAGCAACATGAAGCTCGCGAGCGGTGTTATGCCCCTCCAGAGGCTCCTCAACGCGGGCGTAAACGTCGGCCTCGGCACCGATGGGAGTGCGAGCAACAACAACCTCGACATGCTCGACGAGATGAAGCTGGCGGCTTTACTCCACAAGGTCCACAACCTCGATCCGACGGTTGCCGATGCAAAGACGGTATTCAGTATGGCAACCCTCAACGGTGCAAAGGCGCTACGCCTCAACGCGGGGGTAATAAAAGAGGGCTATCTGGCTGATATAGTCATTGTGCACTTCAACCGGCCCCACCTGAGGCCTATCAACAATGTAATCAGCCACCTCGTTTACTCGGCCAGCGGCAACGACGTCGAGACCACGATAGTCGATGGAAAAATCCTCATGCTCGACCGCGAGGTCCTCACGCTGGATGAGGAGAAGATAATTGATGAGGCCGAAAAAACGATAGAAAAGCTGGCTTAG
- a CDS encoding DUF835 domain-containing protein, whose protein sequence is MIELIFGAAFLVSYVLLFYNYHLTGRKALVYYALAWFSLSIHFFVPGESVYAVGLAFFAFLIWLGNIRASDELLCPLRYSRELRYFSVIPIAGLIFLFPEHSIASFAVLSASVMFSGIYLILTGNGDLRLMGLLEILFAATSFLRGYYFSNSYVGLVEALLAFVLSYVSIKTFLDSSFIGEFEVMDVKTELKPGVVMLGSVSEDIFEGALVFSRQNREFPNWFWITKVSDGGISPTNLPKILDIAVKFMKRANEHGKRPVIVIDGLEYLILENGFPAVIKFLATMRDYALLHNATIVIVGDDSFLDERERKILRKLLD, encoded by the coding sequence ATGATCGAGCTGATTTTTGGCGCGGCGTTCCTTGTATCGTACGTTTTACTATTCTATAATTATCACCTTACGGGACGGAAGGCGCTCGTTTACTACGCACTGGCGTGGTTCAGCCTTTCGATACATTTCTTCGTCCCAGGGGAATCAGTATACGCGGTTGGCCTCGCCTTCTTCGCATTCCTTATTTGGCTTGGGAACATAAGGGCCTCGGATGAGCTCCTGTGCCCTCTTAGATATTCTCGGGAGCTTAGGTACTTCTCCGTTATCCCTATAGCGGGGTTGATCTTCCTGTTTCCTGAACATTCTATAGCTTCCTTCGCCGTTCTCTCGGCGAGTGTAATGTTCTCGGGGATTTACTTAATCCTTACTGGGAACGGCGATTTGAGGCTAATGGGACTCCTTGAAATTCTCTTTGCCGCCACTTCATTCCTCAGGGGTTACTACTTTTCCAATTCCTACGTTGGCCTGGTTGAGGCGCTCTTGGCCTTTGTCCTCTCCTACGTTTCAATAAAGACCTTCCTCGATAGTTCATTCATCGGCGAGTTTGAGGTGATGGATGTAAAGACCGAGCTGAAGCCAGGGGTGGTCATGCTCGGGTCCGTTTCAGAGGATATCTTTGAGGGTGCTCTGGTATTTTCAAGGCAGAATAGAGAGTTCCCTAACTGGTTCTGGATAACCAAGGTTTCTGATGGGGGAATTTCGCCCACCAACCTTCCCAAGATACTCGACATCGCTGTTAAATTCATGAAAAGGGCCAACGAGCACGGAAAGCGCCCGGTCATCGTTATCGACGGCCTTGAGTATCTAATCCTTGAGAATGGATTCCCCGCGGTTATCAAATTCCTGGCAACGATGAGGGACTACGCTTTGCTCCACAATGCAACCATCGTTATAGTGGGGGACGATTCCTTTCTGGATGAGCGGGAGAGGAAGATACTCCGCAAGCTCCTCGATTAG
- a CDS encoding [protein ADP-ribosylglutamate] hydrolase has translation MVSFEIVRGDITRFPAEVIVNAANKYLEHGGGVAYAIARAAAGDAREYIRISKEAMREQLGKSSIEHGEVVVTPALRLEQYGIRYVIHTVGPYCGGVWDGERKEKLRKAILGALKKADELGVKTIAFPAVSAGIYGCPLEEVVRTFRETVEEFSKEAKNVRRVCLVLYSEETYRRALKAPG, from the coding sequence ATGGTCTCCTTTGAGATCGTCCGCGGGGACATAACCCGTTTTCCAGCCGAAGTCATAGTCAACGCCGCCAACAAATACCTTGAGCACGGCGGTGGTGTCGCCTACGCGATAGCCAGGGCCGCCGCTGGAGACGCCCGCGAGTACATCAGGATAAGCAAGGAGGCGATGAGGGAGCAGCTCGGAAAAAGCTCAATAGAACACGGCGAGGTCGTTGTAACACCTGCGTTGAGGCTGGAGCAATACGGAATCAGGTACGTCATCCATACCGTTGGTCCCTACTGCGGCGGAGTCTGGGACGGTGAGAGGAAGGAAAAGCTTAGAAAGGCAATACTCGGCGCGCTGAAAAAGGCCGACGAGCTCGGTGTCAAAACCATAGCCTTCCCGGCCGTAAGCGCTGGCATCTACGGCTGCCCGCTGGAGGAGGTCGTGAGGACGTTCAGGGAGACCGTAGAGGAGTTCTCGAAGGAAGCGAAGAACGTTAGGAGGGTTTGCCTGGTGCTTTATTCTGAAGAGACCTACAGGCGGGCCTTGAAGGCCCCGGGGTGA